The window cttcgttttaaattattaaaaaaaaacatcaagaatataataaatttgtttttaaaaatcagtttgaagagtaacaaatttttagcatataaaaatttccaataactttgacttttttatgtcatacacttgtatgtaggctcaatataaagctaataaaaaaaacattaaaaaaaaccaaaaccttctatggcccagagaaaatcaaatagcatttttttttcttgtttaagaaattgcaaatattttcattgtttattaacattaagagctgaaaattgaacattgtaaaagaatatctaatttttataattcgatttatcaatagcatacacagtgaagaagtaaattagttttgaaacaaaaaaataatggtactcgtaaaatatcgccacagaaaaatgcaagggagatctgtccgctgcaatatctcagcttgtttcttgttagtggttatagaaagttctgttttttttttaaattgtgcttttacgccagcttttcattgagcccacgtacagccgtatgacatgaaaaatatcaaaagtagtataaatgtttagaagctaaaaagcacttttgcaaaccgtttttttaataataacgatcgattcaaaaaacatcaaataactgtcaaaggttaaacacccttgtTAAAGTTCCTaatggattttaaagatttaaacagtgttaaacagataaattaattcatcgacgagttaacaatacgaagcgaagttctttaatcacaatgtgataagaagacgagtatcaaatttggttttatatttcaatagtcgaatttaattgtggctatattggtttaattaaagaaaatcagagaaaatcccaagaaataggtgagatcctttttttctttctttccagtttgggagagggtcctttaggtactcacgtttaggtattgtgttacggtctagGTAACCAaaactacacatcatgaacagtaattaaatatttacatttacacaaaacaactccagtttcaacccaaaatcatatgtcgttgccgcagtctctagacctccttcccgttcgttttctaaaaggggacaagttattgtcatgcactccattttgaatactgttttatttgaatatattaaagaaattggtaaaatagtttatccaaaaaatattacttttaaatctcgcatttcgaataatcgaatctacattttcctcacttctactgacatcgttgatcaactaatacaccgaacgtcataattaatttcaccgtcatctttatctgcaggcttctttctgcgaccaaaagaatccttatttcaaatgtatctccttccatcccacattcactaatcgaacagtccctaagaaatacggaacatcagatgatcaataggcatatatcatgagttttctgctctttgtatatttttacttcatcttttgccaaatttagacacgatatttaattaagtaagaaaactttatgtactttAAATACTAGGCCAAGtctagtttaaaaaataaattgttaataaaaaataaccttaaaatatccaatcccttttttaatcaaaaggttatacttgataaaataaaagttttggaacaaatctggacctaaccatatatactcttttcttccttcaccccttccttattcatccttagtttcacaagataccaattatccgaactcttttataaactatttcgaactaaaagctgcactcaaatcctataaatttacaaaaattagggttttctagaattatcttgaaaaatttctcgaaaatttcttaggcaccaacgaccctctaaatgaagccagtaaatttaccactgacataccgctgacaatcgtcaatgaaagatcttgccctaatctatactaatataaaagaaaaatcattacaaaaaaaaaattttgttaaaatccattataaaaggtatataaattaaaaaacccaaatgggctgtcatgaagacaaaaggtttttggaatctatattccatcatcggtgtctaggtgAACATGTTTTGAGccgctaaatatctgggtaaaaacccgttaaaagttatatgttacaatttagtttacattatttagtcttatatattaggatgttaaagctaccagtggatataataacatggcaaatgttatcatatccactggtaactcaacCCTGGTGAGGTCCCAACCTCATATAAACtcatacaaagtgtagtaaatctacttcaagatagatctaacgaactaggattCTCACTCACTGAGAACAAAACCAAATTAGTAAAATTTTCCAGAAGAATTTTCACTCCCTtaaccaaaattttatttaacaattctctactttctgctgttaattaatgtaaaattctcggttttatgtttgactccagattaaattgaaagagtcaaatctctgaacttaaaaccaattgttttaaaagtttgtttgtttgttttaaaaccctcagtcatcttcaatggggtgccgataaaacttcttctaggtctgagcgcttttcgctttagtcctattgagagtgtataccgtgaatctaatgaactttctcctaccctaagacgataatcacttctactttcgtatgctgcatcaacatccgcaaatccatttaatcccgttcattccctaattgccacaatggcgtcttcttccactaacaataaccaacaccttatattaaaacctatacctcaattaatttgtccactacttaaaaatattgacctttttcagactagttcatttcctctaactttacttcccctctgggctaaagatctcccttcaatatatacctctcaccatttttaacaaacttgaatcttctaaccttcttataaagaaagcatttttagaatttaattttctatacagatgcttctaaaactaccactggtattggttgcgcagtaaccactaaacatgaacttgtaagatcatctcggttacccttaatatgcaacgtttgcacaggtgaactatatagtattctgttggcttttaaatgcatctcccatcaaaacagacatattgccatttgttcagattaactttcatatatccatttagtcaatacaattttcactgactacctattagttcaaaacattcatgacataaaccaaaatctctctgcttacgatgtaagtctctctcatatggctgccttctaaCACCGgaactactggtaataaaacagcagataattttgccaaagaagctaccaaccatggggtgactgaagtcaccccaattcaactagctaacgaatttcgaaattcgtttttaaaaagtcagtagaggatatttgacaaaacttatagcaaaagagcaaaacaacttttcataaacttcaatcttttattggtcatctctccctagacttcataactagaagagaagcatcgactattagaagactacgaatcaaccataccaaacttaccgactgcaaacaattcaccaacctgtataaagcactggacttgaaatcttctctaaggaactagagaatcatctacctcttcctcaactgtaaattgtatattatgttgattatgattgttgaaaatgttgactatttcattaattttgtgcttaggaagtgccaaaactaaatcatctacatatcttttaataaaaggaatgaaaaaagtgtaattgttgatacaatcactgataacatcatccatgactagatcccataggactatcaaaaatttgtttttggtagtgatatgggatcttttttttttcctaatattgttctgaagctattttcttgtggcattttaaattaattactatttaaatgggaataagccacaattaaaggttaaaatacgtttattgacgtttcaatttccacttcggaaatcgttctaaaaaacaaacatgtttgagaacgatttccgaagtggaaattgaaacgtcaataaacgtattttaacctttaattgtggcttattcccatttaaatagtaattaatttcttttttttcctatctaaaaattttttttcttactcttatataatataatatataatatatatttatatatatatatatatatatatatatatatatatatatatatatatatatatatatatatatatatatatatatatatatatatatatatatatatatataaacatatattggcataactgccaagttatctATATCTTAAATACagaacttatttttttaatttattgtgcagaaagttgctttttttcagttgtgttaataataatattgttgtaggtaatgctgcattggaaagtctggagctacccgatttaaaaaaaatctatgcagtaagcatatgaccaaaaatatctaaatgcaaaatatttacccagtactgctataccaaaaaaatatagtgaggtagaagaggaaggttcgttaacgacaccacgcgtttttcatacgtattcaatagaaaaacaaccatcaaccagtgccaatactgtttcgcacagtgataattctgaacttgacgattttgttgatgagctttttagatatgccgttatcaccattggtcaagaaaaaaagatttcataattatcacacactttaAAGGAGATTACATGCATCTCGAATACGGATTAATCTTCTTAAAACTCGCATAACAGCACTAAAAAAAGAGACTGGTTAAGATTAGGACAAAATCTGTACAAACTGCACGAAAGCCACAAACTCAGTTTTCTGCTGcagtttttcttgaacactttacTATCATAACGTTTGTTGGACTTGCTATCATAACGTTTGTTGGACTTGATACCATTGTAGTTAAACATcgatctaatatttttaaactagtattgctggttcatacatagatccaactcatacattgcttattttagttcatgcaaacaatgttacaatcgatttctataactattaatgtaaacaattttgttttgtttttttaccttgaattattattttgttaatattgtctatggtgtagttattagaattttcataagtgttatctaactattaaaataacgcgaatttaatttttgcataaacagtcatatcgggcgagttgattgaaaaaaacattctcatttatgtaaacagaatacaaaaatggtgtgtatattataaaatacataaataaataaaataaagggtactatttattaaagtttttaattattattccttttatcccaacacatagattaatttgtccctaaatatgtgttgcctcttgttgtggcatatcgatctgtttatttgtttcaaaaccattatcaaaaaaccatacccataaatttactatattttcaaacgtcattttaaagattaaaagattgaaaatttaattttctcaaaacatacataaaaccattgtttaaaaagatttttttttaaacaatgataaaactcaagtcttgactaaaaaataaacctccgcatgagtgttctaagacgatagcagtcgagtctatttcaattaaatatttaatccttttctaacaaatcatataaccaaattaaatatctggtaaactaatgaaaattaaaaaaaggcagcatttacctgcttcatttaaatagattactaaccggtttagatttatcaagtctcaaagtagaaaaacaatttgaaatattcgctcgaaatagtcaagttatgtTTCACAaaacgcatacaacgataataacaataagcattttattaaaatcttatattttcttcacaatctggcacccgtgtacaggtttgcataaGTTACcagacaggtaaaaatatactcgaatagaatcctgctgagaattaagtttctgttaatagttttttaaatttatgactagaggccgccatataacggcagaataaaaatcaaacgtttgttccataaggattgtctaactagtcctatttaaacaatggtaatacaatgccagtatagaagcttcgcttcaaagatatgccataagcaaagatataaaagtattcttgtcattatattatattacatactgtaatattaacaaatttttttaaaatatattctgatatacgctttctcttgccgctaacgaacataagtttttattaacttttcggtaatataattatgtaggtactCTACTGTATTTTTCATGGGGATATTTCTTGAGTTACaagtttatactcagtttctgttgttccgtttatttatctgagatatgttaaTCATTCTTGGGATTTAGCCCAggaaatatttgaatatttgtgGACATTGCCATAggtacaaaatattaactaaatagtctagtaaaaataaaataacatgaaCGTTATTGTTTTATAGTATCTTTAATTCAAAAAGTTATGAACTGTCGAATCTAAAAGTTGGTCTACATTTctgaatattttgtaaaataatacttTGCAAAGTAAGGTGCTAAattaaaatcatcaaattttttcGAAATCGATTGTCTAACATTTATCAAATAAACTAGCTGTTATATCAATGTAGTTTTTTTGTCAATATGACTACGCGGAACTTATTAATGCAATTGTAAAAACGTggattttaattagtttttaataGGTTGTGATGATATCAACGGAAATTTTTGTGAGAAATTCGTTTAAATTAGCTAGGTGTGTAGAAttgtatattaaattattattgttttttttttcagacttAAGTCTCTCAGACGATAGTGTAGCAGATCCAGATTATGTTTTACCCAAAGAAAATTTCATGAAACATTCAGTCGAAAACCTGCAAAATGACGACAGCAACTCTGATACGCAAAATATTCCAGTTTTGCAAACTCTAACCAGTAGcaataatacaaaaagaaaaagtctAACACAAAGAGAAAGAGAAGAATTTAAAAGGCTTAGAAATGCAGGAGAGTGCTATATTacagaaaaaggtaaaactaaacCCAAAAGATTATCGAAAAACTCATTACCTTGTAGACTAAAATGTGCTGAAAGATTCAGTGAAGCCGAAAGGGCTACATGTTTCAATGATTACTGGAAGTTAGGGAGGAGAGATCAAAGGGCTATGTACATATCGGGGTTAGTTTCAATTTTACCTAAAAAGGCTACGAAAGCCATTACTGTAGAAAAtccagaaataaaaaatatttatctccTGATCTTTCTGTAGCAAAAATGTATGAGTTGTATAAAGAAACTTGTTTACAGCCATTTTCTTTAAAAAGGAAAATGGAGATTTGAAAATTCAATTAGCTGAGCATCATTTGCAGGCTACAAAGGCTTATTCTGCAAAACGCGCCAGTAAAGCAAGAGCTCAAGAAGATACCTCGTTTCGGGCTTATGCGTTTGACCTCCAACAGTGTCTACGCACACCACTTTTACAAACCTCAATTTCCTTTTAGAAGAGGCAGCTTTGGACCTTTAATTTAACGGTTCACGACTTGGCAACGGATGAAGCTACGTGTTATATGTGGGATGAGACAATTGGAGCACGTGGTGCAAATCAAATCGCATCCTGTCTGTGgcacttttgtttaaattatctaCCACCAGTCGTCAAAGAAATTACATTCTTTTTAGATACTTGCGGTGGGCAGAATAAAAATAACATCGTGGCaatgatgtttatatttttattagataAGCACCCACCTTTAGAAATTATTAATCACAAATTTCTCCTTAGTGGTTATAGTCACATGGAATGTGACTCTGACCACGCCATTattgagaaaactaaaaaaaacacAAATGAAAATTAACCATCCTCAGGATTGGATTCAACTAGTTAGATCATGCAAGATAAAAAACCCATTTAAAGTTGTTCATATGAGTTTAAACGATTTTTATAACTTTGCTGAGCTTGGCTTAAGAAAAGGACCTTTCTCAATTAAAAAAAAGGATTTTGCTGTTTACTTTCAAAAACAGAGGAAACCTACAAACTCCTTTCACTTAAACGTAATAACGAAAGAACCTTTACCAATaagcaaagaaaagaaaaaagatctTCTGGATATTTTGCATCTAATAGATCCTTTGTTCCTTGAATTCTATTCAAAtataaaaacaactgaaatcaAATCTGCAGATCCCGATATTGACGAAAGAGATCCAGATGATGTCGATAATGACAATGCAGATGAAGAGAGcatttaataataacaaaaacattattgtttttaattttatttgtatatgcCAAAGAagacagtttttttattttaatcacaatttattttatgtttcGTTCCTGTTAGTTTCTGAAATAAACATTCCAAACTGAAGGGCATGTTTTATTTCTCTGTAAAGTTAATCTATTTCATCAGATTTATTTAAATCAGGTAAGTTGCTTATGGTGAATAAGTTGACAAGTACTAGGTGAACAATGTGACAAGTCTGATTTCTAAAAAAAACCAAAGGAAATGCCACTTTTTTCCAGATTTGGAAAAATCgactaaaattatttatatttacgaCACTAAACTAAAAAAAAGTTGATAATCTTTTTAcacctaattgtcaaaaattaaaatcaatgCCCTGAATAACTGTGTTTTTAGACATATCAACATATTCACGCCAGCCACGGAATTAGCCCCAGTCAGCGATTAGTATTGTCCAATGTCTGTCCCTCAatcccacactcagtcctaatatCTGCTATAAAATTACATGGATTTAATCTTCTGTCACCTATAACATTCTTAAGAATAGGCACATCAACACCACAATTCCAGCATATTTTGAGTTTCAGACGCCAAACATACATATCTCCACTAAATAACAAGCCCTTACCTGATTCTTTTCTTATCACACATAAGGTAACGATATACAGGATTTAACTATCATTAGATAACCAAGCTTGCAAAACATGTAAGCAAACCAACCACTTAACAAAAAATTTCCCAATGTCTTGTCGTTGCAGCAAGAGTGGACCTATGAAATTATCCACTTTGCTGTACGCTCTACTTAGGGGCTTCATGTATAATGTATGAAGTACCCCTAAGCATTTATCCATATTAACTTTTGGATATTGTGGATTTTTTCCAAGTCTTGATAAAGACTCCTTAGATGGGTAATTAGGTAAACCATCGTTGAAAATAAAACAACTTCTGATGTGTGAAGAAGACTATCTACAGAGTCTTAAGGTTTTTGCGGTAGCAAATGGAGCAGAGCTCCGACCGGCGACCTCCTAGAGCGTACGTGCTCTAGGTAAGGCCGTGGTCTATCGACTGATCCGAGAGCTGAAAAATGTccaatatttatacacatattagtatttatatggcattttcagatctctcggccaaaaaaaatataaaaggatgTTTAAAGGCGGGGCAATAcgcatcagggtgcgtattagtccACGACTAAGGCACCAGGATGACATCCCCCTCCCTTTGGAGACTCTGTAAAtaggtaaattttattaaaaaattaaaaaagtttacatagataaaaatacaataaaccaTTTTCAAAATGAAACGGTacttataattatataattaataaCAAATTGCAAAAATGTAAAGTTACAATTAATACACATGGAAAAGTAATAATTAGTAAACTATTCGCAAAGGTAAAAGGTACAATTGGTAAACCATTTGTAAATATAGAAAGTTATAATGTGTTACGTAGGCAAGTTTGCCCGAGGCCTCCGTGTTGACGCGGACCACATAtcggtagggcaggcagtgactgtaGCTACTCTGGGACTTCCGTGGCTTCCAGAACTTCAAGCTTCGAAGAACACTGGCTCGTCTCAGGCGTCTGGTACACAGAAGGCGTCAGGTCTGACTAGGACCTGGATGGCGGAATGCTAGGATTTTGACGTCCTAACATCCGGTATAgaaatatataagaaatatatatatagaaatatatataattatatagaaATATAAAAGGATGTTTAAAgccggggcgatgcgcatcagggtgtGTATTAGTCCACGACTAAGGCACCAGGATGACAGTCTACCGCGATTACAACAGATAATTCAACATCAAATAATCCAGTTCCAAATATAGACCCAATTGAAAATACAACTAATATATCAATTTAAAAAACCCAGACAAACACTAAATAACAACAATCACAACAAGAAAGCACACAACAAGAAACCCAACCACAAACTACCCAACAAGAAAAACCACACATGCCGCCAACCAAAAAAGATTTAACAACAACCAACGATCCAAAAATAGTTTTAGACAATAAGACAACGCATATAAACACAAGCAAAgcacaaaacaaacgcacaatcTCCCAAATCTCTCCACCAGCTACTACATCTACAGAGAAACCTATTTTTATTaaaccaaaaaataaagagaagaaagtaaaatcagttcaaaatgtcaaaccacaaaaaacattagaagaagaTGCAGCTAcagaaatttattaatatatcatttttaACTCTCTAATTCAGTGGAACATAAATGGGTATTATacccatttagaaatgttaaaaatattaatttcaaaacaTAAACCTAGTTTGCTATGTTTACACGAAACCAacttcaaaaacaacaaagctcgTGACTTATGAGCTATGACTTATGACTAtgataataattggagatttcaatgcacaCAATCCGTTATAGGGTTTAGCAAAACTAACATCTCTAGGTCGAAAAATGGAACAAATAATAGAAGTCAACTTAAATATCATTAACGACGGATAACATACGCGCTTTGACATAAAAACAGGTGAAGGCACTAGTATAGATCTATGTATTTGCGAACCATCAATTACACATACTCTTACGTAGGATGTGTTACCAGatctatatgatagtgatcactaccctatCATAATAAGTAATGAACTACCTCGCAATAActaaaatggaacttaaaaggcGCAAACTGGACAGAATTTCAAAATTACGTTAAAAACAATCTACAAAACCTAAATGACAATGTAgatatagacaaaacaatatactctctgacaaacgtaatcacagaatcagcaaataagtacgttggaataattaagtacgatcacaaacatcagtcaataccttggtggaatcatgactgcaaagaagcattaaaacaatcgaaataagtttttaataaattcaaacgacatAATACTCAAGAATTTTCCTGtaggatttaaaaaattaagagcAGTCGCAGAACATTATAGGGTTTAGCAAAACTAACATCTCTAGGTCGAAAAATGGAACAAATAATAGAAGTCAACTTAAATATCATTAACGACGGACAACATACGCGCTTTGACATAAAAACAGGTGAAGGCACTAGTATAGATCTATGTATTTGCGAACCATCAATTACACATACTCTTACGTAGGATGTGTTACCAGatctatatgatagtgatcactaccctatCATAATAAGTAATCAACTACCTCGCAATAActaaaatggaacttaaaaggcGCAAACTGGACAGAATTTCAAAATTACGTTAAAAACAATCTACAAAACCTAAATGACAATGTAgatatagacaaaacaatatactctctgataaacgtaatcacagaatcagcaaataagtacgttggaataattaagtacgatcacaaacatcagtcaataccttggtggaatcatgactgcaaagaagcattaaaacaatcgaaataagtttttaataaattcaaacgacatAATACTCAAGAATTTTCCTGtaggatttaaaaaattaagagcAGTCGCAAGGTATACCATTAAAAAAGTCAAACGTGACTCATGGAGAGAATATGTCACCACAATACATAGTTCAACTCCTAtaacaaatatatggaaaaaagtcaacaaaatgtCTAGATCCAAACCACACAAATCAATCAACTTTCCAACTCAAAGAAACACTATTTATAAAAGCCCTGAAGAAATATCCAATATACTagcatctacttatgaatataacTCAAGTAACTCAATTATACTTCAAATTTCTTggatatcaaaataaaagaagaaaaaaatcctatAGAATATTACGATCAAAACAATAATGATCTACATATATCAATAACAGAGAAAGAATTAGAAACTGTATTTCAGAATTGTAAAAACACTTGTCCTGGACCCGACAAAATaccttttatatttcttaaaaatttaagcCCTCAATATTAAAAACGTGTTTCCTAAATTATGGAAAAATTCAATCATAATACCTATTCTaaaaccaactaaaccaaaatcACATCCACAGTTATATCGACCGATATCACTCACATGTAGCAGaggtaaaatattagaaaatataaacaataggcttatgtggtatttagaatcaaacaaattaattattccagaacaatgtgGTTTCCGAAAATATCGCTCAACTTTAGAAAACCTTGTTGAGCATTCTCAATAAAACAGCTCTGTGTTTTAGAATATATTTTGATATAAGCAAAGCATATGATACATTTTGGAAATACTCAATCATTACAACACTTAAAAACTAGTTAATAAGggataacatattaaaatacatttcaaattttcttgaaaacagacaatttcaagtccgagttgacggaacatattctcaaacaaaaattcaacaaaatggtataccacaaggatcaaacttaagcacaactttattcttagtagcaataaattcgatattaacacAAATTAAAAACCCCGTCAAAATTAgattatacgctgacgacctagttattttctgtagaggaaaaaacatagcaacgattcACGATCACATT is drawn from Diabrotica undecimpunctata isolate CICGRU chromosome 5, icDiaUnde3, whole genome shotgun sequence and contains these coding sequences:
- the LOC140440651 gene encoding uncharacterized protein, which translates into the protein MLLTGYMTRTLTTQYLSLSDDSVADPDYVLPKENFMKHSVENLQNDDSNSDTQNIPVLQTLTSSNNTKRKSLTQREREEFKRLRNAGECYITEKGKTKPKRLSKNSLPCRLKCAERFSEAERATCFNDYWKLGRRDQRAMYISGLVSILPKKATKAITVENPEIKNIYLLIFL